Genomic DNA from Nicotiana tabacum cultivar K326 chromosome 21, ASM71507v2, whole genome shotgun sequence:
TCAATCCTAGCTCCGGAAGAAAAGAGAGGAGGAATACAACATAGTTTGACGAGGAGTCTAGACTTTATAAATTGTATTGAAGATTGTGAATTAGCTGATGCTGGATTCTCTGGCAATGCATTTACCTGGTGTAATGGTAGGAGAGAGAAGAAGAATTAGCAAAAGGCTGGACAGAGTCCTTATAAATGAGAATTGCTCAGACCTATACCAACAAACCAGAATAGATCGTCTTGCCAGAACAGGATCAGATCATAGACTCATTTTCATGGAATGCAATAACACTCATACTGATTTTATCAGATAATTCAAGTTTTTAAACATTTGGACAACTCAACCAGACTTCTTAAATCTCGTTGAGGACACTTGGAACATAGAGGTATATGGCAACTCTCAATGGATCCTGCAACAGAAACTGAAGACTCTCTCCAAAAAATTGAGTCTTTGGTCTAGAGAAACTATTGGGAATGTATTTGAAAAGGTGAAACAAATAGAGGCAGACACCCTAATTCTGGAGCAAACTCATGAAGACGATGACTCAGATGCCAATAGGGAGATCTTACATAAGGGACATGCAGAATATATCAAATGGTTAAACATGGAGGAATCAATTCTCAAGCAACATAAACATTGAGGGTCCGCTCAATTTAAGTTCAAACCTTAACATCAACTTAACAGTAATCCACACAATAGATGATCCCCTAAAATAGTATAGAGCTTAAGAAGAAAAATAGACATCAAACTGAGTAGATGCAATACTCATAATTATAGATACCAATAATCTTAGCATTCTCAGCAAGCCCCAGGATTCTCTCTGATCTCCACTTGTTTTCCTTCAAATCGTAGAATAAAATCCTATTTGTTGGATCATTATTTAGTTTCGTGAATGCGATCTCCTTCTTGTCAGTAGTACTAGTACATCTGCGATGTACTACAAAATTCCCATATGTTGCTACTGAGGATTGAGGAGGAATGACAATCTCAAGCTGCCTTATCCATTCTCCTGTTTCTGGACTTTGTAGAATCCAAACACGCATATAATTAAACATGACGTCAATGGCTGCTAATTTACCCTCAAGTTCTACCAGGTTAAACCGGCGTCCTATCCTCATCCCATAATTACGATAATTGTCCCACAATGAGATAATTCTGACCTCTTCGATTCTACAATTAAAGGCCACTATGTCAAGTCCGTAAATGTTGCAGTGACCACAGTAAAAATACACAGCTCCATCAACGTAAACTCCTTCATAATTCGTTTTTGGGTAAAAATTGGTTATCCTGTCGCAGTTGATCTCTCTCCACGTCGTTTCACCTAAAGTGAAAACCCAGCAGTGTCGGGTTAACTTCATCTTAGGGTCATAAATTGTCATAAGAACTTTGTGTTTTTTCAAATTTGGGTCAAAACCCAAAGAACAGTGACACTGATAATTAGTACTAAAATCAATGTCTAGACGAGGAAGAAATCTCGATTCTCTAGTAGTAGGATTGAAAATAAAAACAGGCTCGAAATTTTCACTCCATAAACAAAACAAACCTTTGGCGTACTCAACTTTGTGATAGCTAACACCGCCCAGAATGGAGGTGCTTTTGGTCTTTTTACCCAACTTCTGGTTCTGGCCGTCGTGTTCACAACTGTAGTAATAAAACTTTTCTTTACGCGGCTGCCTTGTGCGTACCAAGAATTTGCTGTTGGACAGAGAATTAGATATGGAGCAGCCCCTTTGATGATGAAGATCCACAAAATAGGGATCTCGGCCTAATCCGAAAAGAGAGCTATGAAATCTTGAAACGCACCTGGATCGCATCAAAGATATGGTGGGAAATCTAGAGAATATATCATAAAATTATATCTTCAGGTAAATCTTCAGATTTGTTTCCGGCGGTACAAATCTTCTTCATCTCCTTATTTTCCATGAGGAACAGAAAACATTAATGGTAGCTTCTGTCTACTTTATACAGTTACATGTACATGTGTTGGGCAACCTAGCTGGTTTTTACTTTTACGTTTCCTTCTAGTTTTAGGACTTTCGTTACTGTTGCCTTGACTTGGATAAATACTACTAGGTGAGGTTATGCCCTGGCCCGGCCAATATGTGtctgtaattttatttttttctcaagCATCGAAAATCTTACTATATTAACAAGTTCTTTCCAAATTAtatatgaaaattttaatttgaaaacaaaattcaATATGGTTCATATGTATATGATCACGGTTGAACTAGAACTACAAGGCAAGATAAAATATACTCTATATATTTAGGCTAGTATGCAACAACTCAAGAATGATCCAaaaatcctttctttctttctttttttaacttttagTACTACTGCTGTTTTGCTTTTTCTATAAATTCATTGGATAAGGatgtttccattttttttctttaatgttgGATCAACAAAATCTTTTGAAATAGAAGACAAAGCCACGGTCAATTTGCTTATATAATTTCGCTTTTTATAAAATAAAGTCAATCTTAATATCCGAAAGACAAGATTATCGATTTTGTGACAGATAATATATCTATTTAACCAAATGGCAATAGATGTGAGCATCACTAACAATATTCAATGATCCAAAAAAGTGAAAGATATCAttaaatagagtaataaaaaataatgaatgacaTTTACATAAATAAGAAcgtgtgtgtcacgacccaaaacctaacatgttgtgatggcgcctatcaatggtactaggcaagccggctTTCCTAATATACTCCAGTAATTCAATAAAAGGTagtttaaaactttttcatatcagaattttttttcttcataaaaaCCAAAGTTGAACTCAATATAGAATCAGAATGCGGAAAACTagcccaaacatcggggtgtcactaagtcaatAGCATCTACATAACCAAACTAATACAACCAGtatctaagtatcaatacaagacGGAAATaaatatagaaggagagacaaggtcctgcggacgccgcCAGCTACCTCGcagtctccggtactcgatcgcgcCCGAACTCAATGACATCCGTGATCAAAcacatctggatctgcacatgaagtgcagggtgtagcatgagtacaactacctcagcaagtaatataaataaataaggaattgagaaAAATAAAGTCGAGCTACACATAATACATTTCTTTTCAGAAATTTCAGTAAaggaatttaggcatgctttcaaaccGGTATTTAAAAATCAAAACATTTCAAGTTCATGTGAAACAGTGTAAGTCCTCCCAAAACATCACAACAGCAATGACTAGCAACAATGTGcatcaataaataaaagcaatacACAACCTCACATGGGCTACTGTCACTCATCTATCTCGACAGCTCAATCGCTCGGCTCTCAACCTCAATACTCACACTcaaggtacatgcgctcactgggagtgtgtacagactccggaggggctcctacagcccaagcgctatattgatGCGACATGCAGCTTGACCCAATACTGCTGTggtgtgcatcccgatccaatactgttgcggcgtgcagcccgatccatatattactgcggcatgcagcccgatccaatatcatGGGCCGAAGGCTTGTTCAgcgagcaacccgatccaacatttACTGTGACGCGCAGCCCAATCCAACATATCTCACACAGCTCACAAACCGGCACTAAGGCCCTATATCAGTCACTAGCCTTTCTAGCctcacaattatcacaacaacCCAAACAAAGACTATAACAAGTACAAATCAAATCATGGGGGGAGCCGGGACAAAATGCATAAGCAAATAATGgttgagtacaagacaacaatttaacAGTTAATGCAACAAGTCCATGACTACTGCGGGTCCCAACAAGGTTTCCACATaacctaagcatggtttctaacatgtaaGACAATCAATAACTCGAAAATAAGAGTGAACAGGTAATAACAAAAGGTGTATTTGACTTCACAGACTACCggaacggaccaagtctcaatcccacTTGGTGCATGCTCACACGTCTGTCACCCAACGTGTGCGCCACCTCTAAATATCAACATCATATGAGTTTCGCTGGGGCCATACCTTCGAGATCATATTTAAAATTATCaattacctcaaaccaagcaaaatcctactctgcgatgcccttacctctcaaatcagcctccaaatgtcctgaatctagccaaaaacaatacaatacgatcaatataggctaaaggaaccaattccacaagaaaattactaaattatagccaaaatccgaaatcgactcaaaaccggcccacgtctcgaacaccgataaaatttacaaaactagatagcccattcactcacgagtccatacaaataaaatttatccaaatccgacatcgtttggtccctcaaatccttaaattaaactctccaaaatcccaatccCTAACCCCCTATTTTCACTTCAATAATCctactaattaatgatgaacaaagccatagattcacgaaTTTTATACCATTATAGGTTATAATCACTTACCCCACCGttgctccttgaaaaccttcgaaacatcgcctctctcccgagtttcttaaacccaaaaattaaaaatgaagACAAAACCACGAGCTGGGGCTTTTCTGCCCAGCACTATCGCACTTACGGCCctttcttccgcttctgcgatgccgcacctgtggaatttccatcgcaggtgcggaactcacttaagaGCCCaggtttcgcatctgcggcccaaaaTCTCGCGCCTGTGGAAGCGCACATGCGCATTTTTCTCcacttctgcgaagcctgcctaAAATCCTCCTCtctgcatctgcgccccaggcctcgcacctgcgggctcgcagatgcgacagacTTCTCGCACCTGCAGTGCCAGCCCACCTTATCCTTTCCCGCACCTGCAACTTCTCCAAACGCTTCGGCGCCATCGCACCTGTGAGCTctcactccgcaggtgcgaaaatattagtagcagcagcttcagctgcatttttccaactttaaaaaaccgttaaccacccggaatcaccccgagcccctcgggacctcaccCAAACATCCCAACAAGTCATATcaatatacaaacttagtcgagccttcgaatcacgcaaaacaataacaaaataccaaattaccctcggattcaagcataagaacttctaaacttccaaatttgacaaccgatgccaaaaccaaccaaaccacgtccgaatgacctcaaatgttacacacacatcataaatgacactacgaacctactccaacttccgtaattccattccgaccccgatatcaaatttttcactgtcgaccgaaatcaccaaaattccaacttttgccaattcaacactaattccactacggacctccaaatcacatttcagaCGAGATCCAATGACtaaaaatcacctaacgaagctaatggaaccaccagaattgaattctgagatcgtttacacataagtcaacatccggttgacttttctaacttaagcttctaaataagagactaagtgtctcaatccattCTGAAACcacttcggacccgaaccaactaactcgatacATCATAATATAGCTAAAAAGCACAAAAGAAAGAAAcaatggggaaaatggggctataactcttgaaatgacctgtcgggtcgttacatcccccctcctcttaaacaaccattcgtcctcaaatgagtctagaaacatacctggagtctcaaataggtatggatatctgctccacatctctcgctcggtctcctaggtggcCTCCttcacaggctgacctctccactgcaccttcaccgaagctatgtcctttgacctcaactttcgaacctgtcgatccaaaatggccaccgactccacatcataagtcatatcaccctccaactgaaccatgctgaagtccaaaacatggcaCGGATCGCCAACATACTTTCAGATAATGGAAacgtgaaacactggatgcacactcgacaagctaggtggaaaggcaagcttataagccatctcccctatcctctgaagcacctcaaaaggcccaataaaccgggggctcaacttgcccctcttcccaaacctcataacacccttcatgggtgataccttcagcaaaactttctccccaaccataaaagacacatcacggaccttcctatccgtatagctcttcttcctagactgcgtcgtgcaaagccgctcctgaatcaattttgcCTTATCTAAtacatcctggaccaagtctgtacccaagagcctagcctcacccggctcaaaccatcctactggagatctatacctcctcccatataaagcctcgtactgAGCCATCTTaatactcgactggtaattgttgttatatgcaaactccgcgagcggcagaAAACGATCCCATGAACCcttaaagtcaatgacacaagcgcgtaacatgtcctccaatatttgaatggtgCGCTTGGACTggccgtccgtctaagggtgaaaagttgtgctcaactcaacctgagtacccaactctcgctgcgcGACCCTCCAAAAcggcgatgtaaactgagtgcccctatctgaaatgatggaaaccgggacaccatgcaggcgaacaatctcttggatgtaaatctcagccaaccggtctgaagtgtaagtagtactaactggaatgaagtgcgcagacttggtcagccgatccacaatcacccaaataacatcgaacttcctcgaagtccgtgggagcccaactacgatgtccatggtgatccgctaccacttccactctgggatctctaacctctgaagcaagtcacttggtctctgatgttcatacttaacctgctgatagttgagacaccgagccataaacccaactatatccttcttcatccgcctccaccaataatgctgcctcaaatcctggtacatcttcgcggcacccagatggatggaataccgcgagttgtggtCCTCTTCAAGAATCATCTCCttgagcccatctacattagcatatctggccctgcatcctcaacacgccgtcatcaccaatagtcacatccctagcatcacttCACTGAACCATATCCCGAAGGATGAataagtgggggtcatcatactgacgctccctgatacagtCATAAAGAGATGACCTGGAGACCACATAAACCAATACCCGTCTCGGATTTGAAATATCCAATatgacaagctggcccgctaaggcctgaacatccaattccaagggtctctctgctgctggaagatgtgctaaactccccaaactctttgcccggcgactcaaagcatcggccaccatattggccttccccggatggtacaaaatagtgatactgtagtccttaagaagctctaaccatctccgctgatgcaaattaatatccttcttcttcaatagatactgcaaactccgatgatcagtatagatctcataatgaaccccatacaaataatgacgccaaatcttcaaggcgtgaataatggctgctaactcaagatcatggacaggataattttTCTCAGGGGTATTCAACtagcgcgaggcataggcaatcaccctatcctcctgcatcagaacacatccaatacctaccctcgaggcatcacaatacatggtgtaagaacctgaagctgatggtagaactaacactagagttgtggtcaaagcagtcttgagatgCCTCGAGGGTAGGCATCTCAAGAGTAAATTAGCTTCTTCTGAACcgactctatcttcttcggatcaaccttaataccttcACTGGATACCACGTACCCCAAGAATGCGACTGAACTGAGCCCGAACTcacactttgtcacgccccaaacctagggaggcgtggctggcatcCGGAGCCGTACTGGCCCGAACGAACCACTTtgtaactcattttcttttataactatcatgggccaacatggccacatctcgtaatgtataactgtaAGTGAGAAAACACTATATCACTcaacccttttttttttcttaaaacatgaatacatatgggccgtcacaGCCTCTTACATACTGTGCAAAataaacctctgtctacaaagcctctaagagtattagACATCAAACAGGTGGAAACTTTATACTGATTTCTTACGACttagctctatggcacgatctggaaataaaagaagggtaacatttcctaaatgccctatagcctctcatttataaatgtggcgcgcaacacacccataagtgagactctactaggcacgactttgtagactccctaggacatgacttactctgataccactttgtcaggCTCCAAACCTAGGGAGTCGTGGCTGGCACCCGGAgccgtactggcccgagcgaaccattctgtaactcattttattttttaactatcatgggccaacatggccacaactcataatgtaccaCTGTAGGTGGGAAAATACTGtactacaaagcctctaagagtattagACATCAAACAGGACAGGGCACCGCCGTACCCGTAAgactgtagcaaaactctgacacaatgactcatagactcggctgcaccgaatgaggtggagtcttaccgatccatcactgaatgccaatctcgtctactatgaggtcTCGTCAAACTGTTTATCTATacatgcaggcatgaatgcagcgtccccaacaaaaggacgtcagtacgaataatgtattgagtatgtaaggcagaactgaaacataacaataagtcaacattaattaaagacatataagaatcaacctgaatctctgaagtacCACCGTATATACATACTTAGTATACtcatatatataatgcttctctttgagactattatccatatcgtatgacgcatgactgcccaactgatcagtggtaactgcccgaccggccgtagctcggtggtaaatgcataactgcccaaccggccgtagctcgatggtaaatgcatgactgcccgaccggccatagctcggtggtagATGTATATGTATGACTGACCAACCGGTGgcaaataatgatacataactgcccaactggTGGTAACTGCTTGACCGGCCGTAgcccggtggtaaatgcatgactgcccgaccgtccgtagcatggtggtaaatgaatatgtatGTACATGTATCACTGTACTATaaatattaacatctttatcaaataacTCAATAAGGaactagatacatacttagacattcttgaatatcattttacgaaaatgaataacatagatatccttaactgctaagagtagaaccacttatggaatagcattacatttacgtatcgttacttgatcatgccaaaaaaaaaggatttgctttaacatacctgaaccgattctcttgacaattcctttaATATATGTCAATTGCGACATTAAAGATAGCTATATGTAAATTCTCAGAAATGGACTGATTCATACTGAAGTTCAGCGATCAAGTGTAAGCCATCATATGCATCAAACTTTGCACCATACCCCATTTACCATATAtttgaaaacaaagaagaaacatGTTTGGTTTGACAACCCAACATTCCCTTAAATTTTGATACTTCTGGAATTTTTGTatttcaaatcttatttttaggTAGCTATACACAATAGCTATGCCTCGATCCCTAACTAGATAACTATTCTTTTGGTAAAAATACATCAACTAAAGACAATCGATAGGTGCAAAGTTATAGCATCAGTAAAGTGGACTTTATTTTCTAACAATGTGACACCTATTTtaaatgactaatgagtcattaaTTAGAAGGTGAGGGGGCTGCCACGTGGGGATGGGGTGGAAaagtttaatctttatccacttattaggtaattaggtaatgtcccgttatccggtaattaatcaattacccgcataattaagaattgtctcaaattacttaaaattctacttatttttaatacactttatacatcctactatcatattcatgtggtaccatataaaataaatacatacactattatttcattaaaatatccatgtaaaaatacatatattttctcaacttataatttttctaatttcatataaagagtaaaattttcgtacgcttaattcttaaaatggtaaaaagataaccttcttttcttgtgagaaaataatttctatctttacactaaagaaaatctcataaacttcctcatattatgtgtataatttaaagcattttcgaaagtagtaatattaataactatataaaatcatactttttaaaatatttttctacaataaatgttccactcaaaataaataccatatcaaaatgtatctaacggtatcaatgttgttaaacttacgagGTGTaacacacttggagaactttgcataaagattctcctccctcaacctctgtaATTCAACACTCAGATGCTGGGCATggtcctcctggctacgagagtacaccaggatgtcatcaatgaacacaataacgAATGAATCTAAATAAGGATGGAATATACTGTTCATCAAATGAATGaacattgttggggcattggtcagcccaaaagacatcactaagaattcataatggccatatcgggtcctgaagactgtcttaagaatatctgaatcctgaatcttcagctgatgataaccgacccttaaatcaatcttggagaacaccctcgctccctgaagctggtcaaataaatcatcaatacgaagcaaaggatacttgttcttgactgtgaccttgtttaactgcatataatcaatgcacatcctcatggaaccatccttcttctttacaaatagaaccggtgcaccccaaggtgacacactaggctgaataaatcccttatcaaggagttcctgaagctgttctttcaactccttcatctccgccggtgccatacgatacagtggaatagaaatggactgagtgcccagcaccaaatcaatatccctgtcaggcgacatgcccgacaggtctgcaggaaatacatccgaaaaatcaTGCACTACCGAaacagaatcaatggcaggagtctctgcactaacatccctcacaaaagtcaaacatgataggcaacccttctcaactatatgctgagccttcaagtatgaaatcaccttgcttggtatataatctacagaaccgctccactcaaccctcagaAATCCCGGCATAgtcaacgtcacggtcttagcgtgacaatctagaacaacatggcatgaagataaccaatccatacccaatataacatcaaagtcaatcATACTGAGTAGCAAAAGATCCACTTGGGTCTCGAGACCCCAAATAATCACCATACATGACCAATATAtgcggtccataataatagtatcgcccacaggagtagatacatggacagatgaaactaaagactcactggacatatccagaaaatgagcgaaatataagaaaatatatgaataagtgaaaccagggtcaaataataccgaggcatatcagtggcaaactgaaacaatacctgtaatcacagcatctgaagcaatagcatctggtatagcaggaagagcatagaaatgggcctggccaccccctaaTCTGCCTCTCCCTCTcaggtgacccctagctgactgggctcctCCCCTAGCTGATTGGCTCCTCTGCGGAGCGGGACCTTTTACTAGACGAGGACACTCTCTCCTCAGgtgaccaaactctccacactcatagcaacacCTCGATACTGGTactggggactgaagggagccctgAGCACCGAGATGACTAGCAGAAGGACCCGTCATAGACGAACTCTGACCTGATGGAGCACATGAATAACTCTgcactggtagtgcactgaatgatgactggccctgctg
This window encodes:
- the LOC107811826 gene encoding F-box protein At1g52495-like, whose amino-acid sequence is MRSSKFLVRTRQPRKEKFYYYSCEHDGQNQKLGKKTKSTSILGGVSYHKVEYAKGLFCLWSENFEPVFIFNPTTRESRFLPRLDIDFSTNYQCHCSLGFDPNLKKHKVLMTIYDPKMKLTRHCWVFTLGETTWREINCDRITNFYPKTNYEGVYVDGAVYFYCGHCNIYGLDIVAFNCRIEEVRIISLWDNYRNYGMRIGRRFNLVELEGKLAAIDVMFNYMRVWILQSPETGEWIRQLEIVIPPQSSVATYGNFVVHRRCTSTTDKKEIAFTKLNNDPTNRILFYDLKENKWRSERILGLAENAKIIGIYNYEYCIYSV